A portion of the Streptomyces erythrochromogenes genome contains these proteins:
- a CDS encoding PH domain-containing protein: protein MAESAAPPVPPTLPVTFRPTRTRAVLLGVGLAMFATITAIAVMLERLQPGERISFVFTAVLLTSVLVLLSRPKVVADEDGVTVVNLTNTRRLAWAEILRVNLRPGDPWVFLDLSDGTSLPVLGIQPGVARQQAISDARALRALAEIRGTGTNDS from the coding sequence ATGGCCGAGTCCGCCGCCCCGCCCGTACCGCCCACCCTGCCGGTCACCTTCCGGCCGACCCGCACCCGGGCCGTCCTGCTGGGCGTCGGGCTCGCCATGTTCGCCACCATCACGGCCATCGCCGTCATGCTGGAACGCCTCCAGCCGGGTGAGCGGATCAGCTTCGTCTTCACCGCCGTCCTGCTGACCTCCGTCCTCGTCCTGCTCAGCCGCCCCAAGGTGGTCGCCGACGAGGACGGCGTCACCGTCGTCAACCTCACCAACACCCGCCGCCTGGCGTGGGCCGAGATCCTCCGGGTCAACCTCCGCCCCGGCGACCCGTGGGTGTTCCTGGACCTCAGCGACGGCACCAGCCTGCCCGTGCTCGGCATCCAGCCGGGCGTGGCCAGGCAGCAGGCCATCAGCGACGCGCGCGCCCTGCGCGCCCTCGCCGAAATCCGCGGAACCGGTACGAACGACAGCTGA